One Hermetia illucens chromosome 4, iHerIll2.2.curated.20191125, whole genome shotgun sequence DNA segment encodes these proteins:
- the LOC119654444 gene encoding trypsin delta-like yields the protein MFRFVVLTALLACVSGGLVPQLDGRIVGGKATNIESYPHQISLRKSGSHICGGSIYKANVVITAAHCTSGQSASSLTVVAGTSSRTSGGVSRQVSSIRQHPSYSASTTNNDISLLILSSGFTYSSSIQPIALTSSAPGAGTAVTVTGWGTTSEGGSAAATLQVVTVNVISNSQCGSSYGSGKITSAMLCAGVTGGGKDSCQGDSGGPLISGGKLVGVVSWGNGCARNGYPGVYTNVAYFKSWVESNS from the coding sequence ATGTTCCGTTTCGTAGTGTTAACTGCCTTATTGGCCTGTGTCTCAGGTGGACTCGTCCCACAATTGGATGGCCGCATTGTTGGTGGAAAAGCTACCAACATTGAGAGCTATCCTCATCAAATTTCTTTGAGGAAGAGTGGAAGTCACATTTGTGGTGGTTCCATCTACAAAGCCAATGTAGTTATCACTGCCGCTCACTGCACCAGCGGACAATCGGCATCCTCTCTTACCGTTGTTGCCGGTACCAGTTCCCGTACTTCTGGAGGAGTTTCACGTCAAGTATCCAGCATTCGTCAACATCCAAGTTACAGTGCCTCTACAACCAACAATGATATTTCCCTCTTGATCCTCTCAAGTGGATTCACCTATTCATCATCTATCCAACCAATCGCTCTTACCAGCTCAGCTCCAGGTGCCGGAACCGCTGTCACCGTTACTGGATGGGGTACCACCTCGGAAGGAGGTTCCGCTGCTGCTACCCTTCAAGTTGTTAccgtcaatgttatcagcaacAGTCAATGCGGATCCAGCTATGGAAGTGGTAAGATCACTTCTGCTATGCTCTGCGCTGGAGTGACTGGTGGCGGTAAGGACTCTTgccaaggtgactctggtggcccATTGatctctggaggaaaattggttGGTGTTGTCTCATGGGGCAATGGATGCGCTCGTAATGGATACCCAGGTGTCTATACCAACGTTGCCTACTTCAAATCCTGGGTCGAATCTAACTCATAA
- the LOC119654445 gene encoding trypsin delta-like, with product MFRFVVLTALLACVSGGLVPQLDGRIVGGKATTIESYPHQISLRKSGSHICGGSIYKANVVITAAHCTSGQSASSLTVVAGTSSRTSGGVSRQVSSIRQHPSYSASTTNNDISLLILSSGFTYSSSIQPIALTSSAPGAGTAVTVTGWGTTSEGGSAAATLQVVTVNVISNSQCGSSYGSGKITSAMLCAGVTGGGKDSCQGDSGGPLIAGGKLVGVVSWGNGCARNGYPGVYTNVAYFKSWVESNS from the coding sequence ATGTTCCGTTTCGTAGTGTTAACTGCCTTATTGGCTTGTGTTTCAGGTGGACTCGTCCCACAATTGGATGGCCGCATTGTTGGTGGCAAAGCCACCACCATTGAAAGCTATCCTCATCAAATTTCCTTGAGGAAGAGTGGAAGCCACATTTGTGGTGGTTCCATCTACAAAGCCAATGTAGTTATCACTGCCGCTCACTGCACCAGCGGACAATCTGCATCCTCCCTTACCGTTGTTGCCGGTACCAGTTCCCGTACTTCTGGAGGAGTTTCTCGTCAAGTATCCAGCATTCGTCAACATCCAAGTTACAGTGCCTCTACAACCAACAATGATATTTCCCTCTTGATCCTCTCAAGTGGATTCACCTATTCATCATCTATCCAACCAATCGCTCTTACCAGCTCAGCTCCAGGTGCCGGAACCGCTGTCACCGTTACTGGATGGGGTACCACCTCGGAAGGAGGTTCCGCTGCTGCTACCCTTCAAGTTGTTAccgtcaatgttatcagcaacAGTCAATGCGGATCCAGCTATGGAAGTGGCAAGATCACTTCTGCTATGCTCTGCGCTGGTGTAACTGGTGGCGGTAAGGACTCTTgccaaggtgactctggtggcccATTGATCGCTGGAGGAAAATTGGTTGGTGTTGTCTCATGGGGCAATGGATGCGCTCGTAATGGATACCCAGGTGTCTACACCAACGTTGCCTACTTCAAATCCTGGGTCGAATCTAACTCATAA
- the LOC119656096 gene encoding trypsin delta-like, whose protein sequence is MLRFAVLTALLACVSGGLVPQLDGRIVGGKATTIESYPHQVALRKSGSYICGGSIYKANVVITAAHCTIGQSASSLTVVAGTSSRTSGGVSRQVSSIRQHPSYDPSTINNDISLLILSSGFTYSSSIQPIALTSSAPAAGTAVSVTGWGATKEGGAVAATLQVVTINVISTSQCSSGYGTGKITSAMLCAGVNGGGKDVCQGDSGGPLISGGKLVGIVSWGIGCARNGYPGVYTNVAYFKSWVESNS, encoded by the coding sequence ATGCTTCGTTTCGCAGTGTTAACCGCCTTATTGGCCTGTGTTTCAGGTGGACTCGTCCCACAATTGGATGGCCGCATAGTTGGTGGCAAAGCTACTACCATTGAAAGCTATCCTCATCAAGTTGCTTTGAGAAAGAGTGGAAGTTACATTTGTGGTGGCTCCATCTACAAAGCCAATGTTGTTATAACCGCGGCTCACTGCACCATCGGACAATCGGCATCCTCTCTTACCGTTGTTGCCGGTACCAGTTCTCGTACTTCTGGAGGAGTTTCACGTCAAGTATCCAGCATTCGTCAACATCCTAGCTACGATCCCTCAACAATCAACAATGATATTTCCCTCTTGATTCTTTCAAGTGGATTCACCTATTCATCATCCATTCAACCAATCGCTCTTACCAGTTCAGCTCCAGCTGCTGGAACCGCCGTCTCCGTCACTGGATGGGGTGCCACCAAGGAAGGGGGTGCCGTTGCTGCAACCCTTCAAGTTGTTACCATCAATGTTATCAGTACAAGCCAATGTTCATCTGGCTATGGAACTGGTAAGATCACCTCTGCTATGCTCTGTGCTGGCGTGAATGGTGGCGGTAAGGACGTTTGCCAAGGTGATTCTGGTGGTCCATtgatatctggaggaaaattggttGGTATTGTCTCATGGGGCATTGGATGCGCTCGTAATGGATATCCAGGTGTTTACACCAACGTCGCCTACTTCAAATCCTGGGTCGAATCTAACTCATAG